The following are from one region of the Methanomassiliicoccales archaeon LGM-DZ1 genome:
- a CDS encoding acyltransferase, giving the protein MNMSEFRSNNASYNASIVNPLSALRVFALMLVFLLHSYIFRSYADFEIDGGLDFILKTPAWAGVWIFFIVSGYLAGMGFFERRYEYSITGLVRYYLVKVVRILIPTLFFIFLICLLTAPEFLVDHPEVVKDILLLKYDGSIAFDGLGATWFIFTLFWLYLIAPFVCIAFDFIGRFLKNKSGWFVLLATVIIIGFWARNAFYDPFSWSEGMYKSPLFNLDLFVAGILLNKIVLELRGLKKWSSLEKNLQIISIMLIVIVFVTNCYIYTWGEIDNPDYIKLYQIVYPTIWLIATSIYIVAYSEKSRFRASLPSAKTVIKHPKLIIESLATISFEFYLWHSLILSKMEVYVPDVSPLFNYLSMIVLTFAITSAIAYVYHCGFKHFIDESIKIIKRINISLNR; this is encoded by the coding sequence ATGAATATGTCTGAATTTCGGTCGAATAATGCATCTTATAATGCGTCTATTGTCAATCCGCTGAGTGCTCTGAGGGTATTTGCACTGATGTTAGTTTTCTTATTGCACAGTTACATATTCAGGAGTTATGCTGATTTCGAGATAGATGGAGGATTGGATTTCATTCTCAAAACTCCCGCATGGGCAGGAGTTTGGATATTCTTCATCGTTAGCGGATATTTGGCTGGTATGGGTTTTTTTGAGAGAAGATATGAGTATTCGATTACGGGTCTCGTTAGATATTATCTTGTTAAGGTTGTTAGGATACTAATCCCAACATTATTCTTTATTTTCTTGATATGCTTGTTGACAGCACCTGAATTCCTTGTTGATCATCCAGAAGTCGTTAAGGATATATTGTTGTTAAAATACGATGGTTCTATTGCTTTTGATGGATTGGGTGCAACATGGTTTATATTTACATTATTCTGGCTTTATTTGATTGCACCTTTTGTTTGCATCGCATTTGACTTTATTGGCAGATTTTTGAAAAATAAATCTGGATGGTTCGTTCTTCTAGCGACTGTCATCATAATAGGATTTTGGGCAAGAAACGCCTTTTACGATCCTTTTTCTTGGTCAGAAGGAATGTACAAGAGTCCCCTATTTAACCTGGATCTATTCGTAGCGGGGATACTTCTAAACAAGATTGTTCTGGAATTAAGAGGACTCAAGAAATGGTCATCATTGGAAAAGAATCTTCAAATTATTTCCATTATGCTGATTGTTATCGTTTTTGTTACGAACTGCTATATTTATACATGGGGCGAAATTGATAACCCTGACTACATCAAACTATACCAGATTGTTTATCCGACTATTTGGTTAATCGCAACTTCAATTTATATCGTGGCCTATTCTGAAAAATCAAGATTCAGAGCAAGTCTTCCTTCAGCAAAGACTGTAATCAAACATCCCAAATTAATTATAGAATCTCTCGCGACAATCTCGTTCGAATTCTATCTTTGGCATTCCCTAATACTTTCGAAAATGGAAGTGTATGTGCCGGATGTTTCTCCACTTTTCAATTACCTATCAATGATTGTGCTTACCTTTGCTATTACGAGTGCAATCGCATATGTATATCATTGTGGTTTTAAGCATTTTATCGATGAATCGATAAAAATAATCAAAAGAATCAATATATCCCTCAATAGGTAA